Below is a window of Haloterrigena alkaliphila DNA.
TGGGCGGTCTCGGTCGGGGTGTGGAGGTATCGCGTCGGGATCGAGATCGCACCGACGGGTTTCGCGCCGGCCGACCCCTGGAAGCCGGCGGTATCGGTGCCGCCGGCCGGGAGGATCTCGTGCTGGTAGTCGATCGCTTCGTCCTCGGCGACGGCCTGTAGCCGTCGGTGGACCTTCGGGGACGTGATGACGCTGCCGTCTTTGAGCTTGATCGCCGCGCCCTCGCCGAGGTCGGTGACGTGATCGCCGGCGTCGAAGCCCGGGACGTCGTTGGCGACGGTGACGTCCAGCGCGAGCGCGAGGTCGGGGTCGACGTCGACGCCCAGCGCGTGGGCGCCGCGCAGGCCGACCTCCTCCTGGACCGTCGCGCAGAGGTGGATCGTCACGTCGGGACCGGTGAGTCGGTCGGCCGCCTCGAGCATCGCGAACAGGCAGATCCGGTCGTCGAGGGCCTTGCCGGTGATCGTCTCCCCGACCAGTTCGGTCGTCTGGTCCATCGTCACGAGGTCGCCTGGCGAAACCCGCTCCTCGAGTTCCTCGGAGGGGAGGCCGACGTCCACGACAACGTCCTCCACTTTCGGGGTCTTCTCGCGTTCCTCCTCGCTGAGGGTGTGGGGCGGCGGCGAGCCGATGACGCCCGGCAGGTCCCCGTCGTCGGTGTGGATCGTCACGCGCTGGGCCTTGAGGATGCGGGCGTCCCAGCCGCCCAGCGCCTCGAGTTCGACGAAGCCGAACCCGTCCTCGTCGCCCGTCACGTGGCGGACCATGAAGCCGATCTCGTCCATGTGAGCGGCGACGGCTACGGAAAATTCCGAGTCGCCCTCGAGCGTCCCAACGACGTTTCCCATCGCGTCCGTCCGAACGCGGTCGACGCTGTCCTCGAACGCGTCGATCACGAGTTCGCGAACGCGGTCCTCGTAGCCGGGGACGCCGCTCGTCTCCGTCAGTTCGGTGAGAAACTCCAGATCGAACGGGGCGGATGTCATACTCGTCCTTGTGGACGGTTTCGTTATAAACTCGCGGGTAGCGGCGCCGTCCCCGGTACGTCGGCGCGATTCCACCCGGCCTGCCCTGATCCGTTGCCATATTAACCGCGGAGTATTAACGGGCTGAGGCGCTAGACCTGTCTACATGAGTAACGTACGTGTCGCAGGCGTCGGCCTGACCCCGTTCGGGAACGCGCCCGAGCGGACCAGCCGGGACCTCTTCGCGGAAGCGAGTATCTCGGCGTTCGAGGACAGCGGTGTCTCTCGAGACGACGTCGACGCCCTCCTCTACGGCAACTTCATGGGCGAACTGTCCGAACACCAGGGCCACCACGGACCGCTGATGGCCGAAGCCGCGGGCGTGCGGGCGCCCGCGACCCGCTACGAGTCCGCCTGCGCCTCGAGCGGAACGGCCGTCCGCGACGCGGTTATGCGCATCCGCAACGGGGAGGACGACGTCATCCTCGTCGGCGGCGCCGAGCGGATGACCAACCTCGGCACCGCGGGCGCGACGGAAGCCCTCGCCATCGCCGCGGACGACCTCTGGGAGGTCCGCGCGGGGATGACCTTCCCCGGCGCCTACGCGCTGATGGCCCAGGCCTACTTCGACGAGTACGGCGGCGAACACGAGGATCTGGCCCACATCGCCGTCAAGAACCACGAGAACGCCCTGAACAACGAGAAGGCCCAGTACCAGAGCGCGATCGAGGTCAGCGACGTCCTCGAGGCGCCGCAGGTCTCCTCGCCGCTGGGGCTGTACGACTCCTGTCCGATCTCGGACGGCGCCGCCGCCATCGTCCTGACGAGCGAGGAGTACGCCGCCGAGAACGACGTCGACGCCCCCGTCGCGATCACGGGTACCGGCCAGGGCGGCGACCGCATGGCCCTGCACGACCGCGAGTACCTCGCGCGCTCGCCCGCCGCCCGCGAGGCCGGCTCGGAGGCCTACGCCGACGCCGGGGTCGACGCCGCGGACGTCGACTTCGCGGAGGTCCACGACTGCTTCACCATCGCCGAGGTGCTCGCGATCGAATCGCTGGACCTCTTCCCCGTCGGCGAGGGTATCTCGGCGGCCCGCGACGGGCGGACGACCGCCGACGGCGAGACGCCGATCAACCTCTCGGGCGGCCTGAAGGCGAAGGGCCACCCGGTCGGCGCGACCGGCGCGTCCCAGATCGCCGAGGTCGCCACGCTGCTCTCCGGCGACCACCCGAACAGCGCGTTCGTCGAGGACGCGTCGACCGCGGTCGCCCACAACGCCGGTGGTACCGTCGCCAGTGCGACCGTCCACGTCTTAGAGGAGGTGAGCGACCGATGAGCGAGAACGAATCCGAGACGCGAGACGCCGGCTTCGACGAGTGGCTCGACGCCGCCGAGGAGGACGCGGCGTACTACCTCGAGTGCCCGAACGGCCACGGTTCCCTGCCGCCGCGTCGCGTCTGTCCGGACTGCGGCGCGACCCATCTCGAGGAGGCCCAGTTGCCGGAGACGGGCGAAATCCAGACGTTCACCGTCACGCACGTTCCGACGCCGGCGTTCGAGGAGGACGCGCCGTACGCGACGGCCGTCGCCGACTTCGGCCCCGTTCGAATCACGGGGCAGGTCGTCGGCATCGAACTCGAAACGATCGAGAACGGCCTCGAGGTCGAACTCGAGGTCACCGTCTCGGAGACGACGGGCGAACGCGTGCTCGGGTTCAGTTCGGTTTAGGCGGTTCCGTCGTTCCGGCAATTCTGACGAATCTAGCGGCTCCGGTATTCTGACGTTTCCGCCAGTCCCGGTGCTGGCGGCCACCGGTCGGCACCTTACGGGACGGTGGTCGAACGAACTACGGGCTGCCGTCGTGGTGAATCACGATGCGGCCGTCGTCGCAGATATCGACTGCGTACGTCTTCTCGGTGACGATCTCGAAGGAAACGACCGTGGTCCCGTCTCCGGTTCCGTCGCCGACGAGCGAGTCGAGCGCGGTCGGATCGACGTAATCGTGCAAGACGAACCCGCCTTCGGTGGGTAACTCGGTCGGATCGACGTTCTCGATCGCACAGATCGATTCGACGAGGGCGATGCTCGCCGGATTCTCGCGCCCGTACTCGCGCTCGAGGACGTGTGATAATTGCATTGGTAGGCTGGAAGTGTCGTTTGTTACCGTTGAACACGGTACAGGGTTGATACGTTACTCGCGGATCTGACGGAAGATGCCTCTGCACGCACTAGCAAAGGCCAACTGTGTAGGAAGAACAACTATAACAGACCGCCGTCACCGCC
It encodes the following:
- a CDS encoding M42 family metallopeptidase, producing MTSAPFDLEFLTELTETSGVPGYEDRVRELVIDAFEDSVDRVRTDAMGNVVGTLEGDSEFSVAVAAHMDEIGFMVRHVTGDEDGFGFVELEALGGWDARILKAQRVTIHTDDGDLPGVIGSPPPHTLSEEEREKTPKVEDVVVDVGLPSEELEERVSPGDLVTMDQTTELVGETITGKALDDRICLFAMLEAADRLTGPDVTIHLCATVQEEVGLRGAHALGVDVDPDLALALDVTVANDVPGFDAGDHVTDLGEGAAIKLKDGSVITSPKVHRRLQAVAEDEAIDYQHEILPAGGTDTAGFQGSAGAKPVGAISIPTRYLHTPTETAHVDDVAATIDLLEAFLESEDGEYDYTL
- a CDS encoding thiolase domain-containing protein, with the protein product MSNVRVAGVGLTPFGNAPERTSRDLFAEASISAFEDSGVSRDDVDALLYGNFMGELSEHQGHHGPLMAEAAGVRAPATRYESACASSGTAVRDAVMRIRNGEDDVILVGGAERMTNLGTAGATEALAIAADDLWEVRAGMTFPGAYALMAQAYFDEYGGEHEDLAHIAVKNHENALNNEKAQYQSAIEVSDVLEAPQVSSPLGLYDSCPISDGAAAIVLTSEEYAAENDVDAPVAITGTGQGGDRMALHDREYLARSPAAREAGSEAYADAGVDAADVDFAEVHDCFTIAEVLAIESLDLFPVGEGISAARDGRTTADGETPINLSGGLKAKGHPVGATGASQIAEVATLLSGDHPNSAFVEDASTAVAHNAGGTVASATVHVLEEVSDR
- a CDS encoding Zn-ribbon domain-containing OB-fold protein, which produces MSENESETRDAGFDEWLDAAEEDAAYYLECPNGHGSLPPRRVCPDCGATHLEEAQLPETGEIQTFTVTHVPTPAFEEDAPYATAVADFGPVRITGQVVGIELETIENGLEVELEVTVSETTGERVLGFSSV
- a CDS encoding HalOD1 output domain-containing protein: MQLSHVLEREYGRENPASIALVESICAIENVDPTELPTEGGFVLHDYVDPTALDSLVGDGTGDGTTVVSFEIVTEKTYAVDICDDGRIVIHHDGSP